The following coding sequences lie in one Miscanthus floridulus cultivar M001 chromosome 9, ASM1932011v1, whole genome shotgun sequence genomic window:
- the LOC136484056 gene encoding replication protein A 70 kDa DNA-binding subunit D-like isoform X2 codes for MQEPVFLDKLEKGRHSHGIVVRVVRKWIHYENNGQGPPQYIGMVVADAKGNAIYAEISDDLIDGKAYLFNVGKVYIVKKFVVQNAKKSYRPVDKNLMIDITDYTTVELVRNPPHSIPEYVYRITPLRAVRPARVVFNLTDVLGYLIRYEAAHTFVPKNMEKAKTLREIYIKDLSENTMKITLWGEHATNFSIDSIYDAAAGNLIVCLVVGCIPREDFKNNDQTCLTGSSACTYYFNPTIPDACAYHSRFKDTPVYIEQPAPEEEALPLSVQDIQLPERTIADLNHIDPFDDMERGPYKVAVTIVSITNTTNWWYMSCKPCKKRADQQLDGTYRCPKCGGTTTVPRYLLSFIAKDNTDEARFFAYDDEATKIIQKECQALVNPLHIKEGLPQAMNNILNKTYVLSVDLTDESCKSMKKRQYQVKAVLDRPPKRPPLQVMATSQYHPPHTTSPTPIVESPEHSADLLLIEAAEQSTPAHDSELEHEASKHDVDRSPTTRPGARKKLFGDTDSAEATDTQQDQRAKQPRPSSSESKSKKQKKNQQTMQRTTRWSKPTSTSMCYLSCL; via the exons ATGCAGGAACCAGTCTTTCTAGACAAGCTAGAAAAAGGACGCCATTCACAtggcattgttgttcgagtcgtGAGGAAGTGGATTCACTACGAAAACAATGGACAGGGTCCACCTCAATACATTGGGATGGTTGTGGCGGACGCAAAG GGAAATGCCATATATGCTGAAATTTCAGATGACCTCATCGATGGCAAAGCATATCTTTTCAATGTTGGCAAAGTTTATATTGTTAAGAAATTCGTCGTCCAGAATGCCAAAAAAAGCTACAGACCAGTTGACAAGAACCTCATGATAGATATTACAGACTACACAACAGTTGAGCTTGTTCGGAATCCTCCACACTCAATTCCAGAGTACGTTTACAGAATCACTCCATTACGAGCCGTTAGACCAGCGCGGGTCGTATTCAACCTGACAG ATGTCCTTGGATATCTCATTAGGTATGAAGCAGCTCACACATTTGTTCCTAAGAACATGGAAAAGGCTAAAACACTAAGAGAAATCTACATTAAAGATTTAAG CGAAAATACTATGAAGATTACCCTATGGGGTGAACATGCCACTAATTTTAGTATCGACAGCATATACGATGCTGCAGCTGGTAATCTTATTGTTTGCCTTGTCGTTGGTTGTATACCGCGTGAAGATTTCAAAAACAATG ATCAAACATGCCTAACTGGAAGCTCAGCTTGCACTTACTATTTCAACCCTACCATTCCAGATGCCTGTGCTTATCACTCCAG GTTCAAAGATACACCAGTCTACATCGAACAACCTGCACCAGAAGAAGAGGCACTTCCACTTTCGGTCCAAGACATTCAGCTACCAGAAAGAACTATAGCTGACCTGAACCATATTGATCCCTTTGATGACATG GAAAGAGGACCGTACAAAGTTGCAGTAACAATTGTGTCTATCACAAACACTACTAACTGGTGGTACATGTCTTGCAAGCCATGCAAAAAAAGAGCTGATCAGCAGCTAGATGGTACCTACAGATGCCCAAAGTGTGGAGGCACAACAACAGTTCCTAG GTACCTATTATCATTTATTGCAAAAGATAACACAGATGAAGCACGCTTCTTTGCATATGATGATGAAGCAACCAAGATAATTCAAAAAGAGTGCCAGGCATTAGTGAACCCATTGCATATAAAAGAAGGATTGCCTCAGGCAATGAACAACATACTTAACAAGACATATGTGTTATCAGTTGATCTTACTGACGAATCGTGCAAAAGTATGAAAAAAAGGCAATACCAGGTCAAAGCAGTTTTAGACAGGCCACCGAAACGCCCTCCGCTGCAGGTCATGGCAACATCTCAGTATCACCCGCCTCACACAACAAGCCCAACACCAATCGTTGAGAGTCCAGAACATTCAGCAGATCTGCTTCTGATTGAGGCCGCTGAACAATCG ACTCCAGCACATGATAGCGAGCTAGAACATGAAGCCTCCAAACATGATGTCGATAG GTCACCAACAACACGGCCAGGTGCTCGCAAGAAGCTCTTCGGCGACACTGATTCGGCCGAAGCTACAGACACACAGCAAGATCAGCGTGCCAAACAACCACGTCCATCCTCCTCAGAATCAAAATCAAAGAA GCAAAAAAAAAACCAGCAGACGATGCAGAGAACCACTCGCTGGAGTAAGCCAACATCTACTTCTATGTGCTATTTGTCATGTCTGTGA
- the LOC136484056 gene encoding replication protein A 70 kDa DNA-binding subunit B-like isoform X1, with the protein MVRRTTFIIYGISNWYACSANTGCFGGYTRLCCCHSEVPPINTTSIMQEPVFLDKLEKGRHSHGIVVRVVRKWIHYENNGQGPPQYIGMVVADAKGNAIYAEISDDLIDGKAYLFNVGKVYIVKKFVVQNAKKSYRPVDKNLMIDITDYTTVELVRNPPHSIPEYVYRITPLRAVRPARVVFNLTDVLGYLIRYEAAHTFVPKNMEKAKTLREIYIKDLSENTMKITLWGEHATNFSIDSIYDAAAGNLIVCLVVGCIPREDFKNNDQTCLTGSSACTYYFNPTIPDACAYHSRFKDTPVYIEQPAPEEEALPLSVQDIQLPERTIADLNHIDPFDDMERGPYKVAVTIVSITNTTNWWYMSCKPCKKRADQQLDGTYRCPKCGGTTTVPRYLLSFIAKDNTDEARFFAYDDEATKIIQKECQALVNPLHIKEGLPQAMNNILNKTYVLSVDLTDESCKSMKKRQYQVKAVLDRPPKRPPLQVMATSQYHPPHTTSPTPIVESPEHSADLLLIEAAEQSTPAHDSELEHEASKHDVDRSPTTRPGARKKLFGDTDSAEATDTQQDQRAKQPRPSSSESKSKKQKKNQQTMQRTTRWSKPTSTSMCYLSCL; encoded by the exons ATCCATCATGCAGGAACCAGTCTTTCTAGACAAGCTAGAAAAAGGACGCCATTCACAtggcattgttgttcgagtcgtGAGGAAGTGGATTCACTACGAAAACAATGGACAGGGTCCACCTCAATACATTGGGATGGTTGTGGCGGACGCAAAG GGAAATGCCATATATGCTGAAATTTCAGATGACCTCATCGATGGCAAAGCATATCTTTTCAATGTTGGCAAAGTTTATATTGTTAAGAAATTCGTCGTCCAGAATGCCAAAAAAAGCTACAGACCAGTTGACAAGAACCTCATGATAGATATTACAGACTACACAACAGTTGAGCTTGTTCGGAATCCTCCACACTCAATTCCAGAGTACGTTTACAGAATCACTCCATTACGAGCCGTTAGACCAGCGCGGGTCGTATTCAACCTGACAG ATGTCCTTGGATATCTCATTAGGTATGAAGCAGCTCACACATTTGTTCCTAAGAACATGGAAAAGGCTAAAACACTAAGAGAAATCTACATTAAAGATTTAAG CGAAAATACTATGAAGATTACCCTATGGGGTGAACATGCCACTAATTTTAGTATCGACAGCATATACGATGCTGCAGCTGGTAATCTTATTGTTTGCCTTGTCGTTGGTTGTATACCGCGTGAAGATTTCAAAAACAATG ATCAAACATGCCTAACTGGAAGCTCAGCTTGCACTTACTATTTCAACCCTACCATTCCAGATGCCTGTGCTTATCACTCCAG GTTCAAAGATACACCAGTCTACATCGAACAACCTGCACCAGAAGAAGAGGCACTTCCACTTTCGGTCCAAGACATTCAGCTACCAGAAAGAACTATAGCTGACCTGAACCATATTGATCCCTTTGATGACATG GAAAGAGGACCGTACAAAGTTGCAGTAACAATTGTGTCTATCACAAACACTACTAACTGGTGGTACATGTCTTGCAAGCCATGCAAAAAAAGAGCTGATCAGCAGCTAGATGGTACCTACAGATGCCCAAAGTGTGGAGGCACAACAACAGTTCCTAG GTACCTATTATCATTTATTGCAAAAGATAACACAGATGAAGCACGCTTCTTTGCATATGATGATGAAGCAACCAAGATAATTCAAAAAGAGTGCCAGGCATTAGTGAACCCATTGCATATAAAAGAAGGATTGCCTCAGGCAATGAACAACATACTTAACAAGACATATGTGTTATCAGTTGATCTTACTGACGAATCGTGCAAAAGTATGAAAAAAAGGCAATACCAGGTCAAAGCAGTTTTAGACAGGCCACCGAAACGCCCTCCGCTGCAGGTCATGGCAACATCTCAGTATCACCCGCCTCACACAACAAGCCCAACACCAATCGTTGAGAGTCCAGAACATTCAGCAGATCTGCTTCTGATTGAGGCCGCTGAACAATCG ACTCCAGCACATGATAGCGAGCTAGAACATGAAGCCTCCAAACATGATGTCGATAG GTCACCAACAACACGGCCAGGTGCTCGCAAGAAGCTCTTCGGCGACACTGATTCGGCCGAAGCTACAGACACACAGCAAGATCAGCGTGCCAAACAACCACGTCCATCCTCCTCAGAATCAAAATCAAAGAA GCAAAAAAAAAACCAGCAGACGATGCAGAGAACCACTCGCTGGAGTAAGCCAACATCTACTTCTATGTGCTATTTGTCATGTCTGTGA